TGCGACGATGGTGTTTGATCCCCGACTCGCTCGGGTGGTGGAGCGAGTGCGTCCAGGTGGCGTGCTGGAGGTCGTCTGGAATGTGACCTTTGACCCGCCTGCCACCATCCGCATCATCACCGAGGGCATGCGGCTTGGGGTGGGCAGGTTTCGGATCACGCTTCCGCGCTGGGCCGCGGTGGAGGTCCAGGTGAGCGAGACGGCCCTGGCGGCGCAGAGCCAGCGGATTGCGGTTGATCTCGTGGTGCGGCATCCCTGGCTGGGAGCGATCTTCGGCTATACCGGGCGTTTCCAGGTACGCAAGGAGCCAAAGGAGGGTCGGCAGGCATGAGCCAAGATGGGTCCGAGAAGGCACTGGCGCGCTTCCGTCCGTGGCTGTACGCGGCGGCCATCTACAACCTGCTCTGGGGTTCCCTCACCATCCTCTTCCCGGAGGCCCTCTTCCGCCTGCTAGCCATGCCGCTGCCGTCGTACCTGCCGCTCTGGCAAGTGGTGGGCATGTTCGTGCTGGTCTACGCTCCTGGCTATGCGTGGGCGGCACGGCGCCCCAGCAGCCACGGGCACCTGATCCTGGTGGGGATGCTGGGCAAGATCCTGGGGCCGCTGGGGTTCCTATGGGCTGCGACAACCGGCCAGCTCCCCCTGCGCTTTGGGCTGGTCATTCTGACGAACGACCTCCTGTGGTGGCCAGCGTTCACCGGCTACTTACAGGCAGCGGCCCGCGCGCACGGAGGGTGGAAGGCGTTTTTGATCGGGGACTAACTTCTCTCGGTGGCATGGCAGCCGAGCTTTCTTACTCTAGGTAAGCTAGGTGGCTGACGTAGTGGCTTGCTCGTCCCACTCGAGGTGTGTGTTCGGCTCTACTGGCTAGCAGGCGGCTCCCATAGCTCGACCTTGTTGCCTTCTGGATCCATGACCCAGCCGAACTTCCCGTATTCCGAGTCGTCGAACTTGTCCAATACGTTGCAGCCCTCTTCCCTGAGAGCCTTGAGTAGCGCGCGGAGGTCGGCTACTCGGTAGTTCACCATAAAGGAAGCTGTGCTTGGAGCAAAAGCGTCACCCTCGGCGGGCATGATGGACCAGACCGTTGTTCCACCGACCGGTTTTCCACCTGCGTCAGTCCAATCGAAGGCGGCGCCTCCCCAGTCTTGCACATTGATGCCGAGGTGTCGCTTGT
This genomic stretch from Ktedonobacterales bacterium harbors:
- a CDS encoding VOC family protein → MNRVTGIGGIFFKATDPKALQAWYKRHLGINVQDWGGAAFDWTDAGGKPVGGTTVWSIMPAEGDAFAPSTASFMVNYRVADLRALLKALREEGCNVLDKFDDSEYGKFGWVMDPEGNKVELWEPPASQ